One Fundulus heteroclitus isolate FHET01 chromosome 11, MU-UCD_Fhet_4.1, whole genome shotgun sequence DNA segment encodes these proteins:
- the LOC105915789 gene encoding uncharacterized protein LOC105915789 — protein sequence MTQELAISLALVCLVLLISVCLNIICCLRQRDTLCKEPYKCCYPHNSEEETLSHIEGQYICDVRNEEPQENPHNHHERQENPIYGNISTERRGSSDVCYERMSMHRTRDCPKPLESDLNYASLDLKLAKKQKKHRHLQSRAQSRHKQQDLKEDHQTSPLNAFLEVDVDVDAHLPSRDTGVMISQSSIYLNSQQIAQEAEEMEREREKENAGWDGLRLSEEGRRRDWDGNQGSEERKDNYDDSNGKMCIQHPDVETTQSCADQLIDSLSHDGE from the exons ATGACACAAG AATTAGCAATATCCCTGGCCCTGGTATGCCTGGTCTTGTTAATCTCCGTGTGCCTCAATATCATCTGCTGCTTGAGACAGCGAGACACTTTGTGCAAAG aacCATATAAGTGCTGCTATCCACACAATTCGGAAGAAGAAAC CCTATCGCACATCGAAGGGCAATATATTTGTGACGTCAGGAATGAAGAGCCCCAGGAAAATCCCCACAATCATCATGAGCGACAGGAAAATCCAATCTACGGCAACATCAGCACAGAAAGACGTG GTTCTTCAGACGTTTGCTACGAGAGGATGTCCATGCATCGCACCAGAGATTGTCCGAAG CCTTTAGAGTCTGACCTGAATTACGCCTCGCTGGATCTCAAGCTtgcaaagaaacagaagaaacacCGTCACCTGCAAAGCAGGGCACAGAGTCGCCACAAGCAGCAGGATCTGAAAGAAGACCACCAGACGTCTCCTTTGAACGCTTTCTTGGAGGTGGACGTGGACGTGGATGCTCACCTACCGTCCAGAGACACTGGCGTCATGATCTCGCAAAGCAGCATCTATCTCAACAGTCAACAGATAGCCCAGGAGGCAGAGGAGATggaaagagagagggaaaaggaaaACGCGGGATGGGATGGCTTACGATTGAGcgaggaaggaaggagaagaGATTGGGATGGAAATCAAGGAAGTGAGGAAAGAAAAGATAATTATGATGATAGCAATGGGAAGATGTGTATACAGCATCCAGATGTTGAAACTACTCAGAGTTGCGCAGATCAACTCATTGACAGCCTTAGTCATGATGGCGAATAA
- the timm10b gene encoding mitochondrial import inner membrane translocase subunit Tim10 B, whose translation MDPDQQLRNLRDFLLVYNRMTEICFQRCTSNFNYRNLTMDEERCLDSCAGKLIRTNHRLMGTYVQLMPRMVQRRMEEMESKAAENAKAAEAAATSAAVGAAASESAPGVQTHINSPPPTQITPPMTEVAPEVRDSTLKMAGLQSPANTVATGISLSAATPLSPGTESVNVSEPKETGPSYTAGVSQPAVSGIQKDSEVPKKAS comes from the exons ATGGATCCTGACCAGCAGCTGAGAAAC CTGCGGGATTTCCTTCTGGTTTACAACCGCATGACTGAGATCTGCTTCCAGCGCTGCACAAGTAACTTCAACTACAGAAACCTTACAATGGACGAG GAGCGTTGCCTGGACAGCTGTGCTGGAAAGCTGATTCGCACGAACCACCGCTTGATGGGCACATATGTGCAGCTGATGCCTCGGATGGTGCAGCGGAGGATGGAGGAGATGGAGAGCAAGGCTGCCGAGAATGCAAAGGCAGCAGAGGCTGCGGCTACATCTGCAGCTGTTGGCGCTGCGGCCTCAGAATCTGCCCCAGGAGTTCAGACGCATATAAATTCACCTCCACCTACCCAGATTACTCCTCCGATGACTGAAGTAGCACCAGAAGTCCGTGACTCAACCTTAAAGATGGCAGGATTACAGAGTCCAGCTAATACAGTAGCCACAGGAATAAGTTTATCAGCTGCCACGCCCCTCTCACCCGGAACTGAAAGCGTAAATGTTTCAGAGCCTAAAGAAACTGGACCGTCGTATACAGCAGGAGTTTCTCAGCCTGCTGTATCTGGAATCCAGAAGGACTCTGAGGTTCCTAAAAAGGCATCATga
- the ilk gene encoding integrin-linked protein kinase: MDDIFTQCREGNSVAVRLWLDNTENDLNLGDDHGFSPLHWACREGRSGVVDMLIMRGARINVMNRGDDTPLHLAASHGHRDIVAKLIQCKADPNTVNEHGNTPLHYACFWGHDEVAEDLLTHGAQVCVCNRYGQTPLDKAKPHLKQLLQEKAEKMGQNLTKIPYKETFWKGTMRTRPRNGTLNKQAGIDYKQLSLLAKINENQSGELWQGRWQGDEIVVKVLHVRDWTTRKSRDFNEEHPKLRIFSHPNILPVLGACQSPPSPHPIIIAHYMPYGSLYTILHQGTTLVVDQSQAVKFALDIASGMAFLHTLEPMVSRLYLNSKHIMIDEDMTARLSMADAKFSFQCPGRMYSPAWMAPEALQKRPEDINRRSADMWSFAVLLWELVTREVPFADLSNMEIGMKIALEGLRPTIPPGISPHICKLMRLCMNEDPAKRPKFDMIVPILEKMQDK; encoded by the exons ATGGATGACATTTTCACACAGTGTCGAGAAGGGAACTCAGTGGCTGTCCGTCTGTGGCTGGACAACACAGAGAATGACCTCAACCTGGG AGACGACCACGGCTTCAGCCCTCTCCACTGGGCGTGCAGGGAAGGGAGGAGCGGCGTTGTCGACATGCTCATCATGAGAGGAGCTCGAATCAACGTGATGAACCGTGGAGATGACACACCTCTGCATCTGGCAGCGAGCCACGGGCACAGGGACATCGTGGCTAAG CTGATTCAGTGCAAAGCAGACCCCAATACAGTCAACGAGCACGGGAACACCCCGCTGCACTACGCCTGCTTCTGGGGCCACGACGAAGTTGCAGAG gaCCTGCTAACCCACGGAgcccaggtgtgtgtgtgtaacagaTACGGGCAGACACCTCTGGATAAGGCCAAGCCGCACTTAAAACAGCTGCTGCAAG agaagGCAGAGAAAATGGGCCAGAACCTGACCAAAATCCCATACAAGGAAACCTTCTGGAAGGGTACAATGAGAACACGACCCC GTAACGGCACCCTCAACAAGCAAGCTGGTATTGATTACAAGCAGCTCTCGCTCCTGGCAAAGATCAATGAGAACCAGTCTGGAGAG TTGTGGCAGGGCCGATGGCAAGGGGATGAGATTGTGGTGAAGGTGCTGCATGTGAGAGACTGGACCACCAGGAAGAGCAGAGACTTCAACGAGGAGCATCCGAAACTCAG AATATTTTCTCATCCAAACATTTTGCCTGTTCTTGGGGCATGTCAGTCGCCTCCTTCTCCTCACCCGATCATCATCGCCCACTACATGCCATACGGATCTCTGTACACCATACTCCACCAAGGCACAA CGCTGGTGGTCGACCAAAGCCAAGCAGTCAAGTTCGCCCTGGACATTGCCAGTGGCATGGCGTTCCTCCACACCTTAGAGCCAATGGTATCACGGCTTTACCTCAACAGCAAGCATATCATG ATTGATGAGGACATGACAGCCAGACTCAGCATGGCAGATGCTAAGTTCTCCTTCCAGTGTCCCGGTCGCATGTACTCTCCGGCCTGGATGGCCCCTGAAG CACTGCAGAAAAGGCCAGAGGACATCAACAGAAGATCTGCTGACATGTGGAGCTTTGCAGTGTTACTTTGGGAGCTTGTTACCAGAGAGGTCCCGTTCGCAGATCTCTCAAACATGGAGATAGGAATGAAG ATTGCTCTGGAGGGACTCCGGCCAACCATTCCACCAGGCATCTCGCCTCACATCTGCAAGCTGATGAGGCTCTGCATGAACGAAGACCCGGCCAAGAGGCCCAAGTTTGACATGATCGTTCCCATCTTGGAAAAGATGCAAGACAAGTGA
- the smpd1 gene encoding sphingomyelin phosphodiesterase isoform X1: MSGSGAESGVISSEPSGSFSVSGRLPRTMSPPALRPLLGLMTCTLLLMSPPCASCHPAQNAAQAGIDLKKQLDTFGLGFSWRNLTCPACKAIFTVLDVALLSSVNKERVAHAVSEACIRLHLADELVCRNITELFRDDFIRVLQQSLLWPTEACAVLVGPSCGTFDIYAPWNVTLPKVPKPPVTPPSPPRPGSPQSRVLFLTDIHWDKDYKTGSAADCKEPLCCREDSGVPKWKRREAGYWGTYSKCDLPLRTLENLLENAAKAGPWDWVYWTGDIPAHNVWFQTRDQQLTELSVISRLIHKYLGANVSVYPAVGNHESTPVNSFPPPFVHGNRSSSWLYDKMAEEWALWLPEQALKTLRYGGFYTVEIQPGLRVVSLNMNFCARENFWLMVNSTDPANQLQWLVHVLQASEDRGEKVHIIGHIPPGLCLSSWSWNYYHIVNRYESTITGQFFGHTHLDEFQMFYDEETLSRPLGVAFIAPSVTTYVNLNPGYRVYYVDGNYKNSSRLVLDHETYILNLTEANHSPKAPGNPVQDPKWSLLYRATEAYGLSSLFPSDHNALLRTFINDDRSFQKFWYLRHKGHVSESCREACKTTMLCFLRSGRSDELDNCDQINGFAGNLARAARKTLC, translated from the exons ATGTCAGGCAGCGGAGCGGAGAGCGGTGTGATTTCCTCCGAGCCTTCTGGTTCATTCTCTGTGTCTGGTCGCCTGCCGAGAACCATGAGCCCCCCCGCACTGCGCCCCTTGCTGGGGCTGATGACCTGCACTTTGCTCCTGATGTCGCCGCCGTGCGCGTCCTGTCACCCGGCGCAGAACGCAGCCCAGGCCGGGATCGATTTAAAGAAGCAGCTCGACACGTTTGGCCTCGGCTTCAGCTGGAGGAACCTCACCTGTCCCGCCTGTAAAGCCATCTTCACCGTCCTCGATGTCGCTCTTCTG agcagTGTAAACAAAGAGCGGGTGGCGCATGCGGTCAGCGAGGCGTGCATCCGTCTGCATCTGGCCGATGAGCTGGTGTGTCGGAACATAACCGAGCTCTTCAGGGACGACTTCATCAGGGTCCTGCAGCAGTCCTTGCTGTGGCCCACCGAAGCATGCGCCGTGTTGGTGGGCCCCTCTTGTGGCACGTTCGACATTTACGCGCCCTGGAACGTCACGTTGCCGAAGGTTCCCAAGCCTCCTGTTACGCCGCCCTCGCCTCCCCGACCTGGCTCTCCACAGAGCAGGGTGCTGTTTCTCACAGACATCCACTGGGACAAG GACTATAAAACCGGCAGCGCCGCAGACTGCAAGGAGCCTCTTTGCTGCCGCGAAGACTCCGGCGTTCCCAAATGGAAGCGGAGAGAGGCTGGTTACTGGGGAACCTACAGCAAGTGTGACCTGCCTCTACGCACTTTGGAGAACCTCCTCGAAAATGCTGCCAAAGCCGGACCGTGGGACTGGGTCTACTGGACCGGAGACATCCCGGCCCACAACGTCTGGTTTCAGACCAGAGACCAGCAGCTGACAGAGCTCAGCGTCATCTCCAGGCTCATCCACAA GTACCTGGGAGCCAACGTGAGCGTTTACCCGGCGGTAGGAAACCACGAGAGCACGCCAGTCAACAGCTTCCCGCCGCCTTTCGTTCACGGCAACAGATCGTCCTCCTGGCTCTACGACAAAATGGCCGAGGAGTGGGCGCTGTGGTTGCCGGAGCAGGCTTTAAAGACTTTAAG ATACGGAGGGTTCTACACGGTGGAGATTCAGCCGGGCCTGAGGGTGGTCTCCCTCAACATGAACTTCTGCGCACGAGAAAACTTCTGGCTGATGGTGAACTCGACCGACCCGGCCAACCAGCTGCAGTGGTTGGTTCATGTTCTGCAGGCCAGCGAGGACAGGGGCGAGAAG GTGCATATCATTGGGCATATCCCACCTGGCCTGTGTCTTagcagctggagctggaacTACTATCACATCGTCAACAG ATATGAAAGTACAATTACCGGCCAGTTTTTTGGGCATACCCATCTGGACGAGTTCCAAATGTTTTATGATGAAGAAACCCTGAGCCGGCCATTAGGAGTGGCTTTCATCGCCCCCAGTGTCACCACTTACGTTAATCTTAATCCAG GTTACCGCGTCTACTATGTCGATGGGAATTATAAGAACAGCTCTCGGCTCGTCCTCGACCACGAAACCTACATCCTCAACCTCACAGAGGCAAACCACAGTCCAAAGGCGCCAGGCAATCCGGTGCAGGACCCCAAATGGAGTCTCCTGTACCGGGCCACTGAAGCCTACGGTCTCTCCAGTCTGTTCCCGTCTGATCACAACGCGCTGCTGCGAACCTTCATCAACGACGACCGCTCCTTCCAGAAGTTCTGGTACCTCAGACATAAAGGACACGTGTCCGAGTCCTGCAGAGAGGCATGCAAGACCACGATGCTCTGCTTTCTGCGAAGCGGACGCTCGGATGAGCTGGACAACTGCGACCAGATCAATGGTTTTGCAGGGAACTTGGCTCGGGCTGCAAGGAAAACTCTTTGTTGA
- the smpd1 gene encoding sphingomyelin phosphodiesterase isoform X2 produces the protein MSPPALRPLLGLMTCTLLLMSPPCASCHPAQNAAQAGIDLKKQLDTFGLGFSWRNLTCPACKAIFTVLDVALLSSVNKERVAHAVSEACIRLHLADELVCRNITELFRDDFIRVLQQSLLWPTEACAVLVGPSCGTFDIYAPWNVTLPKVPKPPVTPPSPPRPGSPQSRVLFLTDIHWDKDYKTGSAADCKEPLCCREDSGVPKWKRREAGYWGTYSKCDLPLRTLENLLENAAKAGPWDWVYWTGDIPAHNVWFQTRDQQLTELSVISRLIHKYLGANVSVYPAVGNHESTPVNSFPPPFVHGNRSSSWLYDKMAEEWALWLPEQALKTLRYGGFYTVEIQPGLRVVSLNMNFCARENFWLMVNSTDPANQLQWLVHVLQASEDRGEKVHIIGHIPPGLCLSSWSWNYYHIVNRYESTITGQFFGHTHLDEFQMFYDEETLSRPLGVAFIAPSVTTYVNLNPGYRVYYVDGNYKNSSRLVLDHETYILNLTEANHSPKAPGNPVQDPKWSLLYRATEAYGLSSLFPSDHNALLRTFINDDRSFQKFWYLRHKGHVSESCREACKTTMLCFLRSGRSDELDNCDQINGFAGNLARAARKTLC, from the exons ATGAGCCCCCCCGCACTGCGCCCCTTGCTGGGGCTGATGACCTGCACTTTGCTCCTGATGTCGCCGCCGTGCGCGTCCTGTCACCCGGCGCAGAACGCAGCCCAGGCCGGGATCGATTTAAAGAAGCAGCTCGACACGTTTGGCCTCGGCTTCAGCTGGAGGAACCTCACCTGTCCCGCCTGTAAAGCCATCTTCACCGTCCTCGATGTCGCTCTTCTG agcagTGTAAACAAAGAGCGGGTGGCGCATGCGGTCAGCGAGGCGTGCATCCGTCTGCATCTGGCCGATGAGCTGGTGTGTCGGAACATAACCGAGCTCTTCAGGGACGACTTCATCAGGGTCCTGCAGCAGTCCTTGCTGTGGCCCACCGAAGCATGCGCCGTGTTGGTGGGCCCCTCTTGTGGCACGTTCGACATTTACGCGCCCTGGAACGTCACGTTGCCGAAGGTTCCCAAGCCTCCTGTTACGCCGCCCTCGCCTCCCCGACCTGGCTCTCCACAGAGCAGGGTGCTGTTTCTCACAGACATCCACTGGGACAAG GACTATAAAACCGGCAGCGCCGCAGACTGCAAGGAGCCTCTTTGCTGCCGCGAAGACTCCGGCGTTCCCAAATGGAAGCGGAGAGAGGCTGGTTACTGGGGAACCTACAGCAAGTGTGACCTGCCTCTACGCACTTTGGAGAACCTCCTCGAAAATGCTGCCAAAGCCGGACCGTGGGACTGGGTCTACTGGACCGGAGACATCCCGGCCCACAACGTCTGGTTTCAGACCAGAGACCAGCAGCTGACAGAGCTCAGCGTCATCTCCAGGCTCATCCACAA GTACCTGGGAGCCAACGTGAGCGTTTACCCGGCGGTAGGAAACCACGAGAGCACGCCAGTCAACAGCTTCCCGCCGCCTTTCGTTCACGGCAACAGATCGTCCTCCTGGCTCTACGACAAAATGGCCGAGGAGTGGGCGCTGTGGTTGCCGGAGCAGGCTTTAAAGACTTTAAG ATACGGAGGGTTCTACACGGTGGAGATTCAGCCGGGCCTGAGGGTGGTCTCCCTCAACATGAACTTCTGCGCACGAGAAAACTTCTGGCTGATGGTGAACTCGACCGACCCGGCCAACCAGCTGCAGTGGTTGGTTCATGTTCTGCAGGCCAGCGAGGACAGGGGCGAGAAG GTGCATATCATTGGGCATATCCCACCTGGCCTGTGTCTTagcagctggagctggaacTACTATCACATCGTCAACAG ATATGAAAGTACAATTACCGGCCAGTTTTTTGGGCATACCCATCTGGACGAGTTCCAAATGTTTTATGATGAAGAAACCCTGAGCCGGCCATTAGGAGTGGCTTTCATCGCCCCCAGTGTCACCACTTACGTTAATCTTAATCCAG GTTACCGCGTCTACTATGTCGATGGGAATTATAAGAACAGCTCTCGGCTCGTCCTCGACCACGAAACCTACATCCTCAACCTCACAGAGGCAAACCACAGTCCAAAGGCGCCAGGCAATCCGGTGCAGGACCCCAAATGGAGTCTCCTGTACCGGGCCACTGAAGCCTACGGTCTCTCCAGTCTGTTCCCGTCTGATCACAACGCGCTGCTGCGAACCTTCATCAACGACGACCGCTCCTTCCAGAAGTTCTGGTACCTCAGACATAAAGGACACGTGTCCGAGTCCTGCAGAGAGGCATGCAAGACCACGATGCTCTGCTTTCTGCGAAGCGGACGCTCGGATGAGCTGGACAACTGCGACCAGATCAATGGTTTTGCAGGGAACTTGGCTCGGGCTGCAAGGAAAACTCTTTGTTGA